The DNA window GTTAGTTGTATGTGATCAAGACAGGATTCAGGACAGCTTCAAGCGACCAGATTTGGTTGGTAAGTCTAgtatattattgttgtcattatcattatcattatcatttattagtattagtattagtattagtattagtattagtattagtattagtattagtatttgctaaactataaccctagttggaaaaacaggatactataagtccaggcactccaacagggaaaatagcccagtgaggaaaggaaacaaggaagaataaaatatttaagaacagtaatatcaaaataaggtaatagtttacaacaccacgctctccatttactccaaaataatgcaatcctgcagttttcatcttcttgcacagtaattaggtggttatttaaattctgggaaagcaataattagcaagatatgttgaggaagggggaaggggttataaaaagaaaataactcggttccctcactaaacgactcggaatTGACATGTCTACACAgtgaaccaaacagaattcgtgatgccagcgtacataaacagacgTCCGtattgccagcgtacatttgataaactgtatattcaaaatatgcttacttaaaaatggattaattactcaaaagtgtccataaaatatgcaatttacaaatagtgacacttttgagtaatcactcaatttttcattaagtgtatattttgaatatacagtatatcaaatgtacgctggcatcacgaacttctgtttatgtacgctggcatcacgaatccggTTTCgtttgactttgttgacatgtcagttccgagtcatttggtgaggaaaccgagctattttctttttataaccccttcccccttcctgaaCATATTAtgctaattattgttttcccagaatttaaataaccacctaattactgtgcaagaagatgaaaactgcaggattgcattattttggagtaaaataaatatatcctttataaactataaaaactttaacaagaaaagagttagagaaataagataggttagtatgcttgagtgtaccctcaagcaagagatctctaaccaaagacagtggaagaccatggcacagaggctatggcactacccaaaactaaagaacaatggtttgaatttggagtgtccttctcctggaaggaAGTCGGACTAGTGACAAACTTGATGGGCTGGTCttgtttaagaaaattaatttctgtGCTTAGAATATATTTTCATCAAGATCTGCTGTGATACTTAATGGCCCAAAACGTTTCTCCATGATCTGTTGCAACTTCAAAGGTTTCTTGTTTAAGGGTGCAATTGGGAACGCtgttatataatttctcttccctctcgtttttttcttttaatgtatgaaagatctaatttgatgtcactgttcttggtatattttattttgattgtttatcactaatcttgatttttcttttattcccttattgcttttcctcactgggctgattttccctgttggagcctcggggcttctagcatcttgctttttcaactaggattatagcttaaataataataataataataataataataataataataataacttggtatTTTGGGATGACATTGTGGTTCCAAGATCATGATTAAATCACTTAAACGTTTGAAATTTAACTATAAACGATAACTGCtagggtaaactctctctctctctctctctctctctctctctctctctctctctctctctctctctctctctctaaaagtgtgAGTGGGGCCTAATTCATTTCATTAGCGTCAGTGAATTGTTGAAACGAAAAGGCGTTCGTGCCAGTTCGCATTTAGGGTACCATTTTGACCTACGTTTTAAACTGCActataatttatcttttattttcaaattccattaATATCAACAAAAATTTTAGGAGAAAGTCAATCGTTAGATAGTTTAATAATATCAGTTCGGATTCTTTGTCAAATTTCGCCTTCGCTAATGTAAGTATTCGCTGAAGTAAGTATTCGCTAAAGTAGATATTTGCAAAACTACGTATTCGCTAAAGTAGGTATTCGCTGAAGTAAGTATTCGCTAAAGTAGATATTCGCTAAACTACGTATTTGCTAAAGTAAGTATTCGCTAAAGTAGATATTTGCTTAACTACGTATTCGCTAAAGTAGGTATTCGCTGAAGTAAGTATTCACTAAAGTAGATATTCGCTAAACTACGTATTCGCTAAAGATTTGGGGCAACCTAGTTTGCATAAAATTTCAATTATAAGATTGTTTTCTGTCATGTTCCAAAAATtctcagtatatataaataaaatgtaccaAATAAACTTAGTTAAGTTACAAACTCAATTTTAAGATTTGTTGTAAGACGGAAAAGCGAATACAAACAGTTGATAACTATGGTGAATATAAAAATTCCGGCGATACAAGATAGATAGATAACTTCACTACGGACAAGTTGCTTGTAATGTTAAGAGCTTGCATGCCCAATGAAGAGAtcgtattaatgaaaatataagaggAAAATGTCAATAAAGGCGAGTATCTATAGAGTGTgataaataataataccaattctctaatatcgcaagagggtctgcccctctcttttattcttctcctgtacttctccctatttccttactctttcccatcccgagtacctgcctttgagctataaagtggattgtatccaggggtactcttcctttccccattttccccacttccctatccttattattattgtattatttagaGTTCAACTATTTCATTCTACTGGCTACTAAAGCgttaacgcgttcgcctagcattcgcatggcagcagatcgatcttaCCCGGGATCATGAGTTTTAAGCTTTTtttctggggaggccactgctgtggtagggcaccacaaggtgggggggggggggtttcgcttgcccgactgacgttctggtgagcacctattctgatgagactggaactgtaaccagacacctttaaccttcaataattttaatctttttacaATTTGCTTTTTTTTACGCCTAgatgataaaacagaaaatgacGACCATTGGCATAAGTCATACAAATGTTTCATTCTTTTAAAATGTTAATCTTCCTACAAATTGTTTTTTTAAGCCTAgatgataaaacagaaaatgacGACCATTGGCATAAGTCATACAAATGTTTCATTCTTTTAAAATGTTAATCTTCCTACAAATTGTTTTTTTAAGCCTAgatgataaaacagaaaatgacGACCATTGGCATAAGTCATACAAATGtttcattcttttaaaattttaatcttcCTACAAATTGTTTTTTTAAGCCTAGATGATAAAACAGAAGATGATAACCCTTGGCATAAGTCCTACAATTGTTCCATTCgtttaaaattgttttttaagCCTAGATGATAAAAGAGACTATGACGGCCCTTGGCATAAGTCATACAATTGCTCCATTACTTTTAAAATGTTAATCTTCCAACAAATTGGTTTTTTAAGCCTAgatgataaaacagaaaatgacGACCATTATCAAATGTCCTAAAATTGTTCCATTACTTTTAAATGTTAATCTTCCTACAATTATTCATTTTCTAAAATTGTAATcttattaaaatttgttttttattacgCCTAGATGATAAAACAGAAGATGACGGCCCTTGGCATAACGAAATCAGAAGACCCCTTCGTGACAGGAATAGTCATGACCATCGCCTCAGTGGCTTTCTTGGCCTATGTCTGTCTCTGCTGTCATGTATGTGGTCTCCAGTACCATATCAGGCAATTACTCAGGAGCATCAGTGCGTATCAAGTCAGAGAAGAGCGGTAAGTCTTAATCGcttgtaatgaaatatatatataagaaatattttagttttattgttcttaaaataagaCAGACTTGTCACTCTGACGACGTTGTTTGTTTTTAGGGAGCGTTCTCTCTGGCTCACAACAACTtttcgggttattattattattattatcattactagccaagctacaaccctagttgaaaaagcaagatgctataagcccaaaggctccaatagggaaaaatagcccagtgaggtaaggaaatacgtaaataagaaatattttagttttattcatcttaaaatatctatttttccttgttttatttcctcacagggctgttttcgcTGTTGGGCTCCCTgtgcttaaagcattctgcttttcggactagggttgtaggttggcaagtagtagtagtaataataataataataataataataataataatgagttcatGTGAAAACTACTTACAGTATTTCTCTCCAGCGATAATTAGTTTTAAAGTATATATGGATTTTATCTATGTAATAATCTAATGTATTTtgcacttctttttttttatggtggtGATGTCAACACGGCCTACTGTAGACCGTTAGGTTCAGCCCCCGTTTTCGGCAGATATTTAACACCACCACCGAGATATTCTGACATCGCGAATTCCCTGCCCTCTTACAGCTGTGCTCTACGAAGAATGGTATAGACTACAATAACATTCAATGTATGACTTCAAAGTTGCTAAATCGAATATGTAATCTGGGTTTAAACTTTtagggtaattaccttagtttgaggaaaTTTGCATGGTTTCATGAGAATtaactttcaaggtaattaccttagtttgagataatttgcatggtttcaaggaaatttttaaggtaatatttgtgaagtcatttcggttttactagcttcaaatttaaggaaattggaaaacttCAAGGGAATGATATTTATAAAGTCATTTATGtcttactagcttcaaatttaaggaaattcgaAAAGTTTCAAGGTAATATGTGTAAAGTCATTTAGGTTACACTAGCGTCAAATTTATGGGAATTCgaagtttcaaggtaattttaaggtaatgatatttgtaaagtcatttcggttttactagcctcaaatttaaggaaattcgaaaagttttaaggtaatttaaggtaaaaagcagcagcatctaaggtaatttccacatgctcaagtttaaaccctgtaaGTAATATTCCTTTATCACAAATGGCTTAGTTTaaagtttccataaaaaaaaatgaaataactgTTTCAGCTTCAGCTAGTGAACGGCCCAGTGCACTTGCGATTTGTTGTGCACGTTGACAAAAATGATGGCGGTGGGCCTGTACTTGACGGACAGACACAGACGACAGAAGATAACAGCCAGGTATTCTCAAGGGATCAGAGTAGACTTTCCTATGAACTCGGGAGTTACAGACTTATGCCCGTTCTTGGACACAGCCCAACCAGTGAGACCAGAAGCTCTCGGAAAGAGTCTACCTCTTCGGATGAGAATTCCCCGAAAGAGACGATGGTAATAAAGGAAGGCATTGCACATTCTGCCATCAAGATAACAGTGGAGTCTTCACCTCTTGATCATGCAACGGATATCAGTGATGCAATTACTCCAATTACAGTTCCTGAGAATGACTTGGAACTTGTTACTCACAGTCAAGCAAATGGCTCCCCGTTACCAATGACTTTCGACCAAACACCCGTTTCACTTAATTTGGGTACGAGTTATCATGAGAGGTCCAATCCTAATGAAGATGGGTGTCAAAGTACTAATAATTCAATAACCTCTACTGAGGGGGTTGTTCAAGGTCCCAACCTCAGAAGAGATACTATAAGTGCTTCGGAATATCCTTCCTCAATCCAAAATGGGTAAGTTTTCTTTAAAACAATTAGCCATACTTctaatttcaacattttttttttcaattagatctCTGATTATATCCTTAAATCTATATTCTTGTGCATGGTTgtttataaaaataagaaatgcaAATTGGttgtttacattaatcaaaatttaatcaacaatgtattagatttttttttagttgtatCAGTTTAAAATCTATCTTAATAAAACTTTTAGTATGAACACTGATGTGTTGCTCAAAATTAAACCCAGTAATTCCAAAGCAATATGGTAAGTTCTTGGCAGTTTCAAACCAGACAACGATATcttatatttagttttaattttgaaCATATTCCAAAACAACACTGTACTCAGTACAGGGAAAATAAGATGTACGACTCATGTAatgagaaaacaaaggaaaaaatatccagttattcaaaataacattcaGGAAGACTACTCCCTGTCCTGTCGTATAGAAACTCTATTACCCATTCTCCATTATAACTGGTTTCAGAATACTTCAGTCACTCATTCGTCATTTATCTATGGCCCCCAAAATAGCTTATCTCAAAACTGGTTGTTGTGTGAGGGCAACTTCTATTATTACCATTTATTTATGTTCTTGGTTTTTAATGAGCCTGGTAATTTGTGGATATACACATCTTATGATAATGCTCTTTTGATCTCTAATTACAGTTCAACCAGTTttgccagtctttttttttttttaacttgaagaaTGACCACACATGTATATCATGAAATATTTAAAGTAGATTTGGatgcatgaaaattggcagaacatgtaataagaatgacagataatagatggacattaagaataacagaatggatccttagatattgtaaaagaagcaggggaagaaagggtagacaatggattgacgaactaagaaaacttattataaactggcataaaaagaccataaacagactcgagtgAAAGGATATGTATgcggcctttgttctacagtggattagtaacagctgatgatgatgagattttgtgttaaaatcttaaaaaaactaaGTCTGCATGGTCCATTTTTATTCCTATATTGCAggtataaaatggcatagaaagaccataaacagatacgagtggaaggacatgtctgaggtctttgttctgcagtgaattagTAACAGCTATTAATGATGATATTTTGTTAAAATCTTAAAACAACAAAGTAAGCTAGGtacttttttatcataattatttcatttatatgttctaTTGAATTTTCTTTGCAGCTTGACTGAAAACTCCATCAAATTGTTAATGAGTGGGATTC is part of the Palaemon carinicauda isolate YSFRI2023 chromosome 15, ASM3689809v2, whole genome shotgun sequence genome and encodes:
- the LOC137654401 gene encoding uncharacterized protein, with protein sequence MIKQKMTALGITKSEDPFVTGIVMTIASVAFLAYVCLCCHVCGLQYHIRQLLRSISAYQVREERPLGSAPVFGRYLTPPPRYSDIANSLPSYSCALRRMLQLVNGPVHLRFVVHVDKNDGGGPVLDGQTQTTEDNSQVFSRDQSRLSYELGSYRLMPVLGHSPTSETRSSRKESTSSDENSPKETMVIKEGIAHSAIKITVESSPLDHATDISDAITPITVPENDLELVTHSQANGSPLPMTFDQTPVSLNLGTSYHERSNPNEDGCQSTNNSITSTEGVVQGPNLRRDTISASEYPSSIQNGLTENSIKLLMSGIRGMEQVVLATESSPNCYVAHWPVPSKDHIDTDGLEVSVEGHPVDKIYVEFLNAGGQSICMAQLLPTHNSNSPNNQMRYHYRVPVSPPQGLPNLLGSTSTPSSSLAAVTPTVSPPQELPSLLRATSTPSSPEAFSSTASVTPTLTLPSVTSSDTPSSLTSRGLTSSSLTHATETSSLMTSSLLPMSSSSGTPSGESSLMMTSLTPSSAESSSGTPLHFTPSSGPSLNHT